A window from Musa acuminata AAA Group cultivar baxijiao chromosome BXJ3-10, Cavendish_Baxijiao_AAA, whole genome shotgun sequence encodes these proteins:
- the LOC135651178 gene encoding cation/calcium exchanger 1-like yields MAFVLSDNLKAFVNTSFLLLLCFFLTSHIRSPTTSFHVTSTQTAKPPGCAGLHKLKDHHSKCLYIKSHHPCLSQGYVNYLQLYYCLCGSHPPFGYVLLALWLLILFYLLGNTASQYFCSSVENLSRVLNLSPAIAGVTLLSLGNGSPDVLASIVSFRSGSGEVGLSSVLGGAFFVSCVVVGIINLSAGSSPRAAAVRIDRSSFIRDVCFFVVVLSSLFAILLVGRINIWGAMAFTSLYFVYVSIVSVTHFCGEKYEDLAMPILEKEELNDPVTAAKEAWPEGEEEEPQDSASSLILNSTASQYLKCFLYLMDMPLYLPRRLTIPDVSEERWSRTYAVTSATLAPIFVAALWNSKRGSKESFTIYLYGGLVGIVLGLIALHTTMKESPPKKFLFPWLAGGFLMSVLWTYIIAEELVGLLVSLGFIFGVSPAILGLTVLAWGNSIGDLIANVAMATSGGQDGAQIAMSGCYAGPIFNTLAGLGLSLVVSAWAVHPDSFVIPVGSALFEILGFMIGGLLWALVMLPRKGMKLDKVVGVGLLVIYFCFLSLRLSQSLVLVQVV; encoded by the coding sequence ATGGCATTTGTGCTCTCAGATAACTTGAAGGCCTTCGTCAacacttccttcctcctcctcttgtgcTTCTTCTTGACATCCCATATCCGTTCTCCGACCACCTCCTTCCATGTCACGAGCACTCAGACCGCCAAGCCACCTGGCTGCGCCGGGCTTCACAAGCTAAAAGACCATCATTCCAAGTGCCTCTACATCAAGAGCCATCACCCCTGCTTGTCTCAGGGCTATGTCAACTACCTCCAGCTTTACTACTGCCTTTGCGGCAGTCACCCTCCGTTTGGGTATGTGCTGCTGGCTCTGTGGCTTCTGATTCTGTTCTACTTGCTGGGCAACACGGCCTCGCAGTACTTCTGCTCCTCGGTGGAGAACCTGTCGAGGGTGCTTAACCTGTCTCCGGCCATTGCCGGCGTGACGCTCTTGTCGCTGGGGAACGGCTCGCCTGATGTGCTTGCCAGCATTGTCTCGTTCCGCTCGGGCTCCGGCGAGGTGGGGCTCAGCAGCGTCCTGGGTGGCGCCTTCTTCGTGTCATGCGTCGTCGTCGGCATCATCAACCTCTCCGCAGGCTCGTCCCCCCGCGCGGCGGCGGTGCGCATCGATCGCTCGAGCTTCATCCGCGACGTGTGCTTCTTCGTCGTCGTGCTGTCGTCTCTTTTCGCCATCCTGCTTGTTGGCAGGATCAACATCTGGGGTGCCATGGCCTTCACGTCCCTGTACTTCGTCTACGTCTCCATCGTGTCAGTGACGCACTTCTGCGGCGAGAAGTACGAAGACCTCGCCATGCCCATTCTGGAGAAGGAGGAGCTCAACGATCCGGTGACCGCGGCGAAGGAGGCGTGGcccgagggagaagaagaggagccacAGGACTCGGCAAGCTCCCTGATTCTCAACTCCACGGCGTCGCAATACCTGAAGTGCTTCCTCTACCTCATGGACATGCCTCTCTACCTTCCAAGGAGGCTAACCATACCAGATGTATCAGAGGAGAGGTGGTCGAGGACGTACGCAGTGACTTCAGCCACACTGGCGCCCATCTTTGTGGCAGCACTGTGGAACTCCAAGAGAGGCTCGAAAGAGAGCTTCACCATCTATCTCTATGGAGGCCTGGTGGGCATAGTTCTGGGGCTCATTGCACTGCACACCACCATGAAGGAGAGCCCTCCAAAGAAGTTCTTGTTCCCTTGGTTGGCAGGGGGGTTCTTGATGAGTGTTCTCTGGACTTACATCATTGCCGAGGAGCTGGTAGGACTGTTGGTGTCCTTGGGTTTCATCTTCGGAGTGAGTCCTGCAATCTTGGGGCTGACGGTGCTGGCATGGGGGAACTCCATCGGAGACCTGATAGCCAATGTGGCAATGGCCACGAGCGGGGGTCAGGACGGGGCCCAGATTGCGATGTCAGGGTGCTACGCGGGGCCCATCTTCAACACACTGGCAGGCCTAGGGCTATCCCTGGTGGTGTCAGCTTGGGCGGTGCACCCAGATTCGTTTGTGATCCCAGTGGGCAGTGCGCTGTTCGAGATCCTGGGGTTCATGATTGGGGGCTTGCTGTGGGCTCTGGTGATGCTACCGAGGAAGGGGATGAAGCTGGATAAGGTGGTGGGAGTTGGCCTCTTGGTCATCTATTTCTGTTTTTTGTCTCTCAGGCTCTCCCAAAGCCTTGTGCTGGTGCAAGTAGTTTAA